Proteins from one Streptococcus mitis B6 genomic window:
- a CDS encoding DnaD domain-containing protein: MTYLDAFKSGNLVLPSALLLHFKELFPSSDDFLVWQFFYLQNTTGLDEMSPSQIAERIGKEISDVNQAISNLTERGLLQYRTIELNGEIELLFDASLALERLDDLLEAVRSSSDQLTPQNQLKDLVETFQQELGRLLTPFEIEDLTKTLKEDGTSADLIKEALREAVLNGKPNWKYIQAILRNWRHEGIKSVTQIEARRAEREASNPQLTQVSADFRNAMDLWKD; this comes from the coding sequence ATGACATATTTAGACGCTTTTAAATCAGGGAACTTGGTTTTACCGAGTGCCCTGCTCTTGCATTTTAAGGAACTCTTTCCTTCTAGCGACGATTTTCTGGTCTGGCAATTTTTCTATTTGCAAAATACGACAGGTTTGGATGAAATGTCACCAAGCCAGATTGCTGAAAGGATTGGTAAGGAAATCTCGGATGTCAATCAGGCTATTTCCAATCTGACAGAGAGGGGACTGCTTCAATATCGTACTATCGAATTAAATGGTGAAATTGAATTGCTTTTTGATGCTAGTTTGGCATTGGAACGTTTGGATGACCTGCTTGAAGCAGTTCGTTCAAGTTCAGACCAGCTGACACCTCAAAACCAGCTTAAGGATTTGGTGGAAACTTTCCAACAGGAGTTGGGTCGCTTGTTGACGCCTTTTGAGATTGAGGATTTGACCAAGACTCTAAAGGAAGATGGAACCAGTGCTGACTTGATTAAGGAAGCTCTTCGTGAAGCTGTTTTGAATGGAAAACCAAACTGGAAGTACATTCAGGCGATTTTAAGAAACTGGCGCCATGAAGGTATCAAAAGTGTGACTCAAATAGAGGCCAGGCGGGCAGAGAGAGAAGCAAGCAATCCTCAGTTGACACAGGTATCGGCAGATTTTAGAAATGCCATGGATCTCTGGAAGGATTAA
- the rplA gene encoding 50S ribosomal protein L1, with translation MAKKSKQLRAALEKIDSTKAYSVEEAVALAKETNFAKFDATVEVAYNLNIDVKKADQQIRGAMVLPNGTGKTSRVLVFARGAKAEEAKAAGADFVGEDDLVAKINDGWLDFDVVIATPDMMALVGRLGRVLGPRNLMPNPKTGTVTMDVAKAVEESKGGKITYRADRAGNVQAIIGKVSFEAEKLVENFKAFNETIQKAKPATAKGTYVTNLTITTTQGVGIKVDVNSL, from the coding sequence ATGGCTAAAAAAAGCAAACAACTTCGTGCTGCTCTTGAGAAAATCGACAGCACAAAAGCATACAGCGTAGAAGAAGCTGTAGCACTTGCAAAAGAAACTAACTTTGCAAAATTTGACGCAACTGTAGAAGTTGCTTACAACTTGAACATCGACGTTAAAAAAGCTGACCAACAAATCCGTGGAGCAATGGTATTGCCAAACGGTACTGGTAAAACTTCGCGAGTTCTTGTTTTCGCACGTGGTGCAAAAGCTGAAGAAGCAAAAGCTGCTGGTGCAGACTTTGTTGGTGAAGATGACCTTGTTGCTAAAATCAACGACGGTTGGTTGGACTTCGACGTAGTTATCGCTACACCTGACATGATGGCTCTTGTTGGACGTCTTGGACGTGTCCTTGGACCACGTAACTTGATGCCAAACCCTAAAACTGGTACTGTAACAATGGATGTTGCTAAAGCAGTTGAAGAGTCTAAAGGTGGTAAAATCACTTACCGTGCTGACCGTGCAGGTAACGTTCAAGCAATCATCGGTAAAGTATCATTTGAAGCTGAAAAATTGGTTGAAAACTTCAAAGCTTTCAACGAAACAATCCAAAAAGCAAAACCAGCTACAGCTAAAGGAACTTACGTAACAAACTTGACGATCACAACTACTCAAGGTGTTGGTATCAAAGTTGACGTAAACTCACTTTAA
- the brnQ gene encoding branched-chain amino acid transport system II carrier protein: MAKKGALTGLLLFGIFFGAGNLIFPPSLGALSGEHFLPAIAGFVFSGVGIAVLTLIIGTLNPKGYIYEISTKIAPWFATLYLSVLYLSIGPFFAIPRTATTAYEVGISPLLSDANKGLGLIVFTVLYFAAAYLISLNPSKILDRIGRILTPVFAILIVILVVLGAFKYGGTSPQAASAAYQASAFGTGFLEGYNTLDALASVAFSVIAVQTLKQLGFSSKKEYISTIWVVGIVVALAFSALYIGLGFLGNHFPVPAEAMKGGTPGVYILSQATQEIFGSTAQLFLAAMVTVTCFTTTVGLIVSTAEFFNERFPQISYKVYATAFTLIGFAIANLGLDAIIKYSIPVLVILYPITIAIVMIVIVNKFVALSKPGMQLTIAVVTAIAIASVLGSSFKVEFLANLVNALPFAKASLPWLVPAIVGILISLVLPNKQESDVFEME; encoded by the coding sequence ATGGCTAAAAAAGGTGCCTTAACAGGTTTACTCCTGTTTGGAATATTTTTTGGTGCGGGGAACTTGATTTTTCCGCCTTCTCTAGGTGCTCTATCTGGAGAACATTTTCTTCCTGCCATCGCAGGTTTTGTCTTTTCAGGTGTCGGTATCGCCGTCTTGACCCTTATTATTGGAACGTTAAATCCTAAAGGATATATCTACGAGATTTCAACGAAGATAGCGCCTTGGTTCGCGACTCTATACCTCTCAGTTCTTTACTTGTCAATCGGTCCATTCTTTGCTATCCCACGTACTGCTACAACAGCTTACGAAGTAGGGATTAGCCCCCTTTTGTCGGATGCAAATAAAGGACTTGGCTTGATTGTCTTTACGGTTCTGTATTTTGCGGCAGCCTATTTGATTTCGCTTAATCCATCAAAAATCTTAGACCGCATTGGACGTATCTTAACGCCAGTCTTTGCGATTTTGATTGTTATCTTGGTTGTTCTGGGAGCTTTCAAATACGGTGGAACAAGTCCTCAAGCTGCTTCAGCTGCTTATCAAGCTTCTGCCTTTGGTACAGGTTTCCTAGAAGGTTACAATACCTTGGACGCCCTTGCTTCAGTTGCCTTTAGCGTAATCGCAGTTCAAACCTTGAAACAACTTGGATTTTCAAGTAAGAAAGAATACATTTCAACTATTTGGGTGGTTGGTATCGTTGTAGCCCTTGCCTTCAGCGCTCTTTATATCGGTTTAGGTTTCCTTGGAAATCATTTCCCAGTACCAGCTGAAGCGATGAAGGGTGGAACACCAGGTGTTTACATCTTGTCACAAGCTACTCAAGAGATCTTTGGCTCAACAGCTCAACTCTTCCTCGCAGCTATGGTTACCGTAACCTGCTTCACAACGACTGTTGGTTTGATTGTGTCTACAGCTGAGTTCTTTAATGAGCGCTTTCCACAAATCAGCTACAAGGTTTATGCAACAGCCTTTACCTTGATTGGATTTGCCATTGCCAATTTGGGTCTTGATGCGATTATCAAGTACTCTATTCCAGTACTGGTTATCTTGTACCCAATCACCATTGCTATCGTTATGATTGTCATTGTCAACAAATTTGTGGCCCTTTCAAAACCAGGTATGCAGTTGACAATTGCTGTGGTTACAGCTATTGCCATTGCAAGTGTACTAGGAAGCTCATTTAAGGTTGAGTTTCTTGCAAATCTTGTCAATGCTCTTCCTTTTGCCAAGGCATCTCTCCCATGGTTGGTGCCAGCCATCGTTGGGATCTTGATCTCATTGGTTCTACCAAACAAGCAAGAAAGTGATGTTTTTGAAATGGAATAA
- the metA gene encoding homoserine O-acetyltransferase MetA produces MPIRIDKKLPAVEILRTENIFVMDDQRAAHQDIRPLKILILNLMPQKMVTETQLLRHLANTPLQLDIDFLYMESHRSKTTRSEHMETFYKTFPEVKDEYFDGMIITGAPVEHLPFEEVDYWEEFTQVLEWSKTHVYSTLHICWGAQAGLYLRYGVEKYQMDSKLSGIYPQDTLKEGHLLFRGFDDSYVSPHSRHTEISKEEVLNKTNLEILSEGPQVGVSILASRDLREIYSFGHLEYDRDTLAKEYFRDRDAGLDPHIPENYFKDDDVNQAPCLCWSSSAALFFSNWVNYAVYQETPFDWRKIEDDASAFGYL; encoded by the coding sequence ATGCCGATTCGAATTGATAAAAAATTACCAGCTGTTGAGATTTTACGGACAGAGAACATCTTTGTCATGGATGATCAGCGTGCTGCCCACCAAGATATCCGTCCTTTGAAGATTTTAATCTTAAATCTTATGCCACAAAAAATGGTCACAGAGACACAGTTGTTGCGCCATTTGGCTAATACGCCCCTGCAACTAGATATTGATTTTCTCTATATGGAAAGCCACCGTTCTAAGACAACTCGTTCAGAGCACATGGAGACCTTTTATAAAACTTTTCCTGAAGTTAAGGACGAGTATTTTGATGGGATGATTATCACGGGTGCTCCAGTTGAACATTTACCATTTGAGGAAGTAGACTACTGGGAGGAATTTACTCAGGTGCTTGAGTGGTCTAAGACTCATGTCTATTCGACCCTTCATATCTGTTGGGGTGCTCAGGCTGGTCTTTATCTGCGCTATGGAGTGGAAAAATACCAGATGGACAGTAAGTTATCGGGTATCTATCCTCAGGACACCTTAAAGGAAGGGCACCTTCTCTTTAGAGGATTTGACGATAGCTATGTATCCCCTCATTCACGGCACACGGAGATTTCTAAGGAAGAGGTCTTAAACAAAACCAATCTCGAGATTTTATCAGAAGGGCCACAGGTTGGGGTTTCGATTTTGGCCAGTCGTGATTTGCGAGAAATTTATAGTTTTGGGCATTTGGAGTATGACCGTGATACCTTGGCAAAAGAGTATTTTAGAGATCGTGATGCAGGTTTAGACCCACATATTCCAGAAAATTACTTTAAGGATGATGATGTCAACCAGGCACCTTGTCTTTGTTGGTCTTCATCAGCAGCCCTCTTTTTCAGTAACTGGGTGAATTATGCGGTCTATCAGGAAACGCCTTTTGACTGGAGAAAAATAGAAGATGATGCATCTGCATTTGGGTATTTATAA
- a CDS encoding class I SAM-dependent methyltransferase has translation MSEAGHKFLAKLGKKRLRPGGKRATDWLIAEGGFSKEKRILEVACNRGTTAIELAQRFGCKITAVDMDAQALEVAKKSAETAGVAHLISFERANAMKLPYEDASFDIVINEAMLTMQADQAKKKCVMEYLRVLKPEGLLLTHDVLLKEAKESVRQELSQAIHVNVGPLTQDGWEQVMIESGYRDVKVLTGEMTLMKLSGMIYDEGWLGTLRICVNACKKENRKQFLTMYKMFNKNKKNLGFIAVASHKPSNR, from the coding sequence ATGTCAGAAGCAGGTCATAAGTTTTTAGCAAAACTGGGGAAAAAACGCTTACGCCCAGGTGGAAAACGTGCTACAGATTGGTTAATTGCGGAAGGAGGGTTTTCAAAAGAAAAGAGAATACTAGAGGTTGCGTGTAATAGGGGAACTACAGCAATTGAGTTGGCACAGCGTTTTGGTTGTAAGATAACTGCTGTTGATATGGATGCTCAAGCTTTAGAAGTGGCTAAAAAATCTGCTGAAACGGCAGGTGTTGCTCATTTAATCAGTTTTGAAAGAGCTAATGCAATGAAACTTCCTTATGAAGATGCTAGTTTTGATATTGTTATAAATGAAGCTATGCTGACTATGCAAGCCGATCAAGCTAAGAAAAAATGTGTAATGGAATATCTAAGGGTTTTAAAACCTGAAGGTCTTCTCCTGACACATGATGTGCTTCTTAAGGAAGCTAAAGAGTCTGTCAGACAGGAATTGTCGCAAGCAATTCATGTAAATGTAGGTCCTTTAACTCAAGATGGTTGGGAACAGGTGATGATAGAATCAGGTTATCGTGATGTGAAAGTATTGACTGGTGAAATGACATTAATGAAATTATCGGGTATGATTTATGACGAAGGTTGGCTAGGAACCTTGAGAATTTGTGTAAATGCTTGTAAAAAGGAGAATAGAAAGCAGTTTTTAACGATGTATAAAATGTTTAATAAGAATAAAAAGAACTTGGGCTTTATTGCTGTGGCTAGTCATAAACCGTCAAATCGTTAG
- a CDS encoding HIT family protein: MCLICQRIELIKKGENPYFVKELETGYLVIGDHQYFAGYSLFLAKGHVTELHHLEKETKLRFLEEMSVVQEAVAKAFAAEKMNIELLGNGDAHLHWHLFPRRRGDMNGHGLKGRGPVWWVPFEEMTAETCQVKPDEIKRLVECLSSEVDKLLEIKE, translated from the coding sequence ATGTGTTTGATTTGCCAGAGAATTGAACTCATCAAGAAGGGAGAAAATCCCTATTTTGTCAAAGAGTTGGAAACAGGCTATCTTGTGATTGGAGACCACCAGTATTTTGCAGGCTATAGTCTCTTTCTAGCCAAGGGACACGTTACCGAATTGCATCATTTAGAGAAGGAAACGAAACTCCGTTTTCTAGAGGAAATGAGTGTGGTCCAAGAGGCGGTTGCTAAGGCCTTTGCTGCTGAGAAAATGAATATAGAACTGCTAGGAAATGGCGATGCCCATCTTCATTGGCATCTGTTCCCTAGACGAAGAGGTGATATGAATGGTCACGGTCTCAAGGGACGTGGTCCAGTCTGGTGGGTTCCCTTTGAAGAAATGACAGCAGAAACCTGCCAAGTAAAACCGGATGAGATTAAAAGATTAGTCGAATGTTTATCGTCAGAAGTAGATAAATTATTAGAAATAAAGGAGTAG
- the ldcB gene encoding LD-carboxypeptidase LdcB/DacB has protein sequence MKKRYLVLTALIALSLVACSQEKAKNEDGAAKTEQTAKADGTVGSKSQGAAQKKAEVVNKGDYYSIQGKYDEIIVANKHYPLSKDYNPGENPTAKAELLKLIKAMQEAGFPISDHYSGFRSYETQTKLYQDYVNQDGKAAADRYSARPGYSEHQTGLAFDVISTNGELVTEKKAAQWLLDHAADYGFVVRYLKGKEKETGYMPEEWHLRYVGKEAKEIAESGLSLEEYYGFEGGDYVD, from the coding sequence ATGAAAAAAAGATACCTTGTCTTGACAGCCTTGATAGCCTTGAGTCTAGTAGCTTGTTCACAAGAAAAAGCAAAAAATGAAGATGGCGCAGCTAAGACAGAGCAAACAGCTAAAGCTGATGGAACAGTCGGAAGTAAGTCTCAAGGAGCTGCCCAGAAAAAAGCAGAAGTGGTCAATAAAGGAGACTACTACAGTATTCAAGGGAAATACGATGAAATCATCGTAGCCAATAAACACTATCCATTGTCAAAAGACTACAATCCAGGGGAAAATCCAACAGCCAAGGCTGAGTTGCTCAAACTCATCAAAGCGATGCAAGAGGCAGGTTTCCCGATTAGTGATCATTACAGTGGTTTTAGAAGTTATGAAACTCAGACCAAGCTCTATCAAGATTATGTCAACCAAGATGGGAAGGCAGCAGCTGACCGTTACTCTGCCCGACCTGGCTATAGCGAACACCAGACAGGCTTGGCCTTTGATGTGATCAGTACAAATGGAGAATTGGTAACAGAAAAAAAAGCGGCTCAATGGCTTTTGGACCATGCAGCTGATTATGGCTTTGTTGTCCGTTATCTCAAAGGTAAGGAAAAAGAAACCGGCTATATGCCTGAAGAATGGCACCTTCGTTATGTCGGAAAAGAAGCAAAAGAAATTGCTGAGAGTGGTCTCAGTTTGGAAGAATACTATGGATTTGAAGGCGGAGATTACGTCGATTAA
- a CDS encoding M42 family metallopeptidase, with translation MNQTVEYIKELTAIASPTGFTREISNYLVNTLEDFGYQPVRTAKGGVNVTIKGQNDEEQRYVTAHVDTLGAIVRAVKPDGRLKLDRIGGFPWNMIEGENCTVHVASTGEKVSGTILIHQTSCHVYKDAGTAERTQDNMEVRLDAKVTNEKETRALGIEVGDFISFDPRTVVTETGFIKSRHLDDKVSAAILLNLLRIYKEEKIELPVTTHFAFSVFEEVGHGANSNIPAQVVEYLAVDMGAMGDDQQTDEYTVSICVKDASGPYHYDFRQHLVALAKKQDIPFKLDIYPFYGSDASAAMSAGAEVKHALLGAGIESSHSYERTHIDSVVATERMVDAYLKSELVD, from the coding sequence ATGAATCAAACAGTAGAATATATCAAAGAACTAACAGCTATTGCATCGCCAACAGGCTTCACTCGGGAGATTTCGAACTATTTAGTCAATACTTTGGAAGATTTTGGTTACCAGCCGGTTCGCACAGCCAAGGGCGGTGTCAATGTGACCATTAAAGGTCAAAATGATGAAGAGCAACGCTATGTGACTGCCCATGTGGATACGCTGGGTGCTATTGTTCGTGCTGTCAAACCAGACGGTCGTCTCAAACTGGATCGTATCGGTGGCTTTCCTTGGAACATGATTGAAGGTGAAAACTGTACCGTTCATGTGGCTAGCACAGGTGAAAAAGTATCAGGAACCATCCTCATCCACCAAACTTCTTGCCATGTTTATAAGGATGCAGGAACTGCAGAACGCACTCAAGACAATATGGAAGTACGTTTGGACGCCAAAGTAACAAATGAAAAAGAAACTCGTGCCTTGGGGATTGAGGTCGGTGATTTTATCAGTTTTGACCCACGAACTGTCGTGACAGAGACAGGTTTTATCAAGTCTCGTCATTTGGACGATAAGGTCAGTGCAGCAATTTTGCTCAATCTCCTTCGTATTTATAAAGAAGAGAAGATTGAATTGCCAGTAACAACCCATTTTGCTTTTTCAGTCTTTGAAGAAGTGGGACACGGTGCTAACTCTAATATTCCTGCTCAGGTAGTAGAATATCTGGCTGTGGATATGGGAGCTATGGGAGATGACCAGCAAACAGACGAATATACAGTGTCTATCTGTGTCAAGGATGCTTCTGGACCTTATCACTATGACTTCCGGCAACACTTGGTGGCTTTGGCGAAAAAACAAGATATTCCATTTAAGCTGGATATCTATCCATTTTATGGTTCAGACGCTTCAGCGGCTATGTCTGCAGGTGCAGAAGTCAAACATGCCCTTCTCGGTGCTGGTATCGAGTCTAGCCATTCTTATGAGCGTACTCATATTGACTCGGTGGTCGCAACAGAGCGTATGGTTGATGCTTATCTTAAGAGCGAATTGGTAGACTAA
- the tpiA gene encoding triose-phosphate isomerase, translating into MSRKPFIAGNWKMNKNPEEAKAFVEAVASKLPSSDLVEAGIAAPALDLTTVLAAAKGSNLKVAAQNCYFENAGAFTGETSPQVLKEIGTDYVVIGHSERRDYFHETNEDINKKAKAIFANGMLPIICCGESLETYEAGKAAEFVGAQVSAALAGLTAEQVAASVIAYEPIWAIGTGKSASQDDAQKMCKVVRDVVAADFGQEVADKVRVQYGGSVKPENVASYMACPDVDGALVGGASLEAESFLALLDFVK; encoded by the coding sequence ATGTCACGTAAACCATTTATCGCTGGTAACTGGAAAATGAACAAAAATCCAGAAGAAGCTAAAGCATTCGTTGAAGCAGTTGCATCAAAACTTCCTTCATCAGATCTTGTTGAAGCAGGTATCGCAGCTCCAGCTCTTGATTTGACAACTGTTCTTGCTGCTGCTAAAGGTTCAAACCTTAAAGTTGCTGCTCAAAACTGCTACTTTGAAAATGCAGGTGCTTTCACTGGTGAAACTAGCCCACAAGTTTTGAAAGAAATCGGTACTGATTACGTTGTTATCGGTCACTCAGAACGTCGTGACTACTTCCATGAAACTAACGAAGATATCAATAAAAAAGCAAAAGCAATCTTTGCAAACGGTATGCTTCCAATCATCTGTTGTGGTGAGTCACTTGAAACTTACGAAGCTGGTAAAGCTGCTGAATTCGTAGGTGCTCAAGTATCTGCTGCATTGGCTGGATTGACTGCTGAACAAGTTGCTGCATCAGTTATCGCTTATGAGCCAATCTGGGCTATCGGTACTGGTAAATCAGCTTCACAAGACGACGCACAAAAAATGTGTAAAGTTGTTCGTGACGTTGTAGCTGCTGACTTCGGTCAAGAAGTTGCAGACAAAGTTCGTGTTCAATACGGTGGTTCTGTTAAACCTGAAAACGTTGCTTCATACATGGCTTGTCCAGACGTTGACGGTGCCCTTGTGGGTGGTGCGTCACTTGAAGCAGAAAGCTTCTTGGCTTTGCTTGACTTTGTAAAATAA
- the rplK gene encoding 50S ribosomal protein L11, translating to MAKKVEKLVKLQIPAGKATPAPPVGPALGQAGINIMGFTKEFNARTADQAGMIIPVVISVYEDKSFTFITKTPPAAVLLKKAAGVEKGSGTPNKTKVATVTRAQVQEIAETKMPDLNAANVESAMRMIEGTARSMGFTVVD from the coding sequence ATGGCTAAAAAAGTCGAAAAACTTGTAAAATTGCAAATCCCTGCTGGTAAAGCTACACCAGCTCCACCGGTTGGACCTGCTCTTGGTCAAGCTGGTATCAACATCATGGGATTCACAAAAGAGTTCAACGCTCGTACAGCTGACCAAGCTGGTATGATCATTCCAGTTGTTATCTCAGTTTACGAAGATAAATCATTTACTTTCATCACTAAAACACCACCAGCTGCTGTTCTTTTGAAAAAAGCTGCAGGTGTTGAAAAAGGATCAGGTACACCTAACAAAACTAAAGTTGCTACAGTTACTCGTGCACAAGTACAAGAAATTGCAGAAACTAAGATGCCAGATTTGAACGCAGCAAACGTAGAGTCTGCAATGCGTATGATCGAAGGTACTGCTCGTTCTATGGGATTCACTGTTGTTGACTAA
- a CDS encoding adenine phosphoribosyltransferase: protein MNLKDYIATIENYPKEGITFRDISPLMADGNAYSYAVREIVQYATDKKIDMIVGPEARGFIVGCPVAFELGIGFAPVRKPGKLPREVISADYEKEYGVDTLTMHADAIKPGQRVLIVDDLLATGGTVKATIEMIEKLGGVVAGCAFLVELDELNGREKIGDYDYKVLMHY, encoded by the coding sequence ATGAATTTAAAAGATTACATTGCAACAATTGAAAATTATCCAAAGGAAGGGATTACCTTCCGTGATATCAGTCCTTTGATGGCTGATGGAAATGCTTATAGCTATGCTGTTCGTGAAATCGTTCAGTATGCTACTGACAAGAAAATCGACATGATTGTAGGTCCTGAGGCTCGTGGTTTTATCGTAGGCTGTCCAGTTGCTTTTGAGTTGGGAATTGGTTTTGCCCCTGTTCGCAAGCCAGGAAAATTGCCACGCGAAGTCATTTCTGCTGACTATGAAAAAGAGTACGGTGTTGATACCTTGACTATGCATGCTGACGCTATTAAGCCAGGTCAACGTGTTCTTATCGTAGATGACCTCTTGGCAACAGGTGGAACTGTTAAGGCAACCATCGAGATGATTGAAAAACTTGGTGGTGTTGTAGCAGGTTGTGCCTTCCTTGTTGAATTGGATGAATTGAACGGTCGTGAAAAAATCGGTGACTACGATTACAAAGTTTTGATGCATTATTAA
- a CDS encoding rhodanese-like domain-containing protein has translation MKEITFDAFYQLYQNDQLSLVDVREVDEFEALHLEGAQNLPLSQLADTYDQLDKDQLHYVICKAGMRSARACQFLAEQGYEVINVQGGMLAFEEL, from the coding sequence ATGAAAGAAATAACCTTTGACGCATTTTACCAGCTTTACCAAAATGACCAACTTTCTTTAGTAGACGTGAGAGAAGTGGATGAGTTTGAAGCTCTTCATTTAGAAGGTGCTCAGAATCTTCCTCTGAGTCAATTAGCTGATACTTATGATCAACTGGACAAGGATCAGTTACACTATGTTATTTGTAAAGCTGGAATGAGATCAGCGCGTGCTTGCCAATTTTTAGCTGAACAAGGCTATGAGGTTATCAATGTTCAAGGTGGCATGTTAGCCTTTGAAGAATTGTAA
- the lytC gene encoding choline binding-anchored murein hydrolase LytC: MSVPFFIGEERLKTKIGKIGLASAFLLGLIVNQVAANESEVKASSEESSIQASASKVEEKKPETTTSQKEEEKKAETSSSQRQEKKEEVKETRASSQKEESKPNSTSAHWDGDFYVKADGSKAKSEWIFDTSYNSWFYIKADGRYAQKEWHGNYYLKAGGYMAKNEWVYDNDYKSWFYLKADGSYAEQEWQKINGRWYYFKKWGYMAKSQWQGNYFLNGQGAMMQNEWLYDNHYKSWFYLKEDGSYANEQWQKIDGKWYYFKKWGYMAKDEWHGNYYLTESGVMATGELIMDDTRYTFADSGELKEKKALNVGWVYRNGHRYFFNHREEQVGTDRAKKVIDVSEHNGRISDWKKVIQENGVDGVIVRLGYSGVEDKELAHNIQEFNRLGIPYGVYLYTYAENETDAENDAKQTIELLKKYKMNLSYPIYYDVENWEYENKSKKAPADTDTWVKIINKYMETMKKAGYQNVKVYSYRQLLQTRLNHPNILQHVNWVAAYTDALDWNNPHYSGEKGWQYTSSDSLKGIRGQVDVSVWY, translated from the coding sequence ATGTCTGTTCCATTTTTTATAGGAGAGGAAAGATTGAAAACAAAGATTGGAAAAATTGGATTAGCAAGTGCCTTTTTGCTTGGATTGATCGTTAATCAGGTGGCTGCAAATGAATCTGAAGTGAAAGCATCTTCGGAAGAAAGCAGTATTCAAGCTTCTGCTAGCAAGGTAGAAGAAAAGAAACCAGAAACGACTACAAGTCAAAAAGAAGAAGAGAAAAAGGCTGAGACTTCTTCTAGTCAGCGTCAAGAGAAAAAGGAAGAAGTCAAAGAGACACGAGCTAGTAGTCAGAAAGAAGAAAGTAAGCCGAATTCAACATCAGCACATTGGGACGGTGACTTCTATGTAAAAGCAGATGGTTCAAAAGCTAAGAGTGAGTGGATCTTCGATACTAGCTACAATAGTTGGTTCTATATAAAAGCAGATGGTCGTTATGCCCAAAAAGAATGGCATGGAAACTACTACCTCAAAGCAGGTGGTTACATGGCTAAAAATGAATGGGTTTACGATAACGATTATAAGAGCTGGTTTTACCTCAAAGCAGACGGTTCTTATGCAGAACAAGAATGGCAGAAAATCAATGGCAGATGGTACTATTTTAAGAAGTGGGGCTATATGGCTAAAAGTCAGTGGCAAGGAAATTATTTCTTGAATGGTCAAGGTGCCATGATGCAAAACGAATGGCTTTACGATAATCATTATAAGAGTTGGTTCTATCTTAAGGAAGATGGTTCTTACGCTAATGAACAGTGGCAAAAGATTGATGGCAAGTGGTACTACTTTAAGAAGTGGGGATACATGGCTAAAGATGAGTGGCATGGAAACTACTATCTTACTGAAAGTGGTGTCATGGCAACAGGTGAGTTGATTATGGACGATACTCGTTATACTTTTGCTGATTCAGGGGAACTGAAAGAAAAGAAAGCCTTGAATGTTGGTTGGGTTTATCGAAATGGACACCGTTATTTCTTTAACCATCGTGAAGAACAGGTCGGAACTGACCGTGCTAAGAAGGTTATTGATGTCAGTGAGCATAATGGCCGCATTAGTGATTGGAAAAAGGTTATCCAGGAAAATGGAGTGGATGGCGTTATTGTTCGCTTAGGATATAGTGGTGTAGAAGATAAGGAATTGGCACATAATATTCAAGAATTTAATCGACTAGGCATTCCTTATGGTGTTTATCTTTATACCTATGCAGAAAACGAAACAGATGCTGAGAATGATGCTAAGCAGACTATTGAGCTTTTGAAGAAATATAAAATGAACTTGTCTTATCCAATCTACTATGATGTTGAAAACTGGGAGTATGAAAATAAATCTAAGAAAGCTCCAGCAGATACAGACACTTGGGTTAAAATCATCAATAAGTATATGGAAACCATGAAAAAAGCAGGTTATCAAAATGTGAAAGTTTATAGCTATCGTCAACTTTTGCAAACTCGTTTGAATCATCCAAATATTTTACAACATGTAAACTGGGTTGCAGCCTATACGGATGCGCTTGATTGGAACAATCCTCATTATTCAGGAGAAAAAGGATG